The Scleropages formosus chromosome 15, fSclFor1.1, whole genome shotgun sequence genomic sequence GTGTCAGTGAGGAGGAGACACGGCCGAGGTCCATCGCCTCACGCGTCTCCCAACAGCTGGCTAACTCTTTATTCACAGCGTTTGAATGAACTGGGTGAAAAAGCCAGCGGGCACTTACTGAACATCCCCTCAAGCCGCACAAGGCAGCTGATGAAGCTGTCAAAGTCaatgttcatgttttcattGGAGTAGCGCATGGTGATTATGTCATAAAGCTGATTGTTGAGGTGGAAACCTGTTCGGGATGAAAAACACCATGAAATGCattacaacattaaaattatgcGAAACCTAACGCTTTGTCTCTGTCTATTACAGGTACATAGCACGATCGGTACGTTCTGGGACTGGTTGCCGTGTGATGTTGCTGTGCCAACTAGTCTGAGAACTTGCTGAGTGCACCATATATTTAACCAAATTTGTACAATTGGAGGAACACCTTTTAATTGTTAAAACAccaacaaatatttttcttaatattgtttcacaataaacaataaactggtcattattgaaattaaaatgttgttatAACAATTACATGCTTAGTCTTTTATAGTCAGTTTAGCACGCGGCAAATCAAGCAGTAATAATTTCCAGTAAGTTTTGTTTATCTGACCTGCATCATTGACGGCATTCCTCATTTCATAGCTACAAATGCTGCCGGAATAATCGCAGTCATAGTGCTTGAAAATGCCCtgcagagattaaaaaaaaatgacagccgTGAttgaataaattgcattttctctgtgaATTTGTGCCTAATTTCTTATTGTTTGCTTGGGAAGCAAAAGGCCTTTCGCTCCGATGAGCTCCCACAGCAAGTGGTGGAACaaagagagatggagggatGCTGGACACACCTGCCACCGTTTAATCTTGTTCCACAGGTGCCGGAACTCCTGCAGGTTCAGCCTGCCAGTCCCATCCATCTGTACAAAGACAGTTAAGTCTTTCTCTAACAAATGGGCTTTGCACATGCATTGCAAGCTGAAGCAGAATAGTGTTATTCATCACGAATGCATATTAGCTTGCAATTTATGATACGGGGAGTTTATTATTGACTGGCCCCTCCTTACCAACGTTTGAGATacaatttttaaagatacaaactTTTCATAATTTGTATATTCTCTTTCAATTGCCGTTTCTTTACTTAGCTACTTTCGAAAATTCGGTCTGTTTTGGGGTGAAAGTAGTCTTTATGATCCCACTTGATAGTCAGCAGGAGAGATGGGCATAGAACAGGAGTGTTGGGTTTGCTTTAATTCAGCTGCCTTCCACAGTGTTCGCGGACTGTGTCGGGTGTTCCCGAGTGCCAGCGATCGGTAAAATGATGAGGAACATTCAGTCAGCAGTAAGGTTTGAGTAGGAGATAGGCTGagactcacaaacacacacacaaatttgctgaagccacttgtcccactgggtcgtggtgagccggagcctaacctggcaacacagggcatagggctggagggggggggggacacatccaggacatgatggcagtctgtcacaggggtccccaagccggactcgaaccctagacccaccagagagcaggatctggccaagcccacggtgtcaccacacccccctaggcCGAgactatgtatttttatttttagtcattttaaagtcaTTGTAATCTTAAAGTACTTTGaagtcaataaaaatgttaacacaaaAAGTCTTTATATTTATTAGCGCTGTGTCCAAGActcttttacagaacctaaccggAAAATAAACTATAggacttttgtatttttaagtaTATACCAACTGTACAGCTTCAAAAACTAAAAAGTGGTCACATGCTGATGTACATTGGACGTTATGGAGAAGTTATGAAGTTAtggagatgacattttttattttctgtagtcTTAAATGATTTGTAACTCTAAAGTAGCTTggcattaataaaaaataataaagtaaaattgttCAGCTGAGATGCACTGGCATTTCGCCCTGCGTGTAATATGCCTCatgccctctgcttccaggacaaGCTGGAGACCACCATGACCACGGATGATTAACGGATGGCTGGAGGTGACAGtgagtattttcatttattatagttCTAGCTAAGGTTTTTGTAGAATCtaacaagtgaataaatggaaggaCACCTGTATTGTGTATCTTTTACTGATTACGACTTGGTCAAACCGACTTTGGAGTTCATAGGTTGAGGGGCAAGTGTACGCTCTTCTAATTGTTTTATGCGTTTTCTTCACCTTCAATTATGTAGTACAAAGGTGTTAACTTACAACTGATGTACAACATcatgagaaaaactgaaaatccaaCATGTTGTTGGTGTTGGTGTGATGTGCTCAGTTGGCTCATGGACTCGATACAAAGGATACGTCCATCAGGGCGATCATACTGCGGCACGTCTCCAGACTGAAGCCTTCTGTTTTCAGGTCTTTTTCTGGGGAGGAGGAATAAGAGCAATCAAAAAAGATGGGCATCGGTGGTTTTATTGGTATGTTTGGATAATGCCAAGTAGAGAAAGGACGTAAAAATGCACTCACGCTCAACCACCACCTTGTTGAGGACGTTCTTAAGCTCGTTGGCAGTGATCTCCATTTCCTACCAGAAGAAAGTTTATGTGTTGGAATGAGTGCCTTTGGTCTTTTGCAAGGTTGGGTATCCATGGGCTCTGGACTAGAGAAATAGCCtctcaaacattaaaaaaaaaaaaaactctacctCAGAACTCAAAGTGGACAAAAGAAATCTTTATAACCAAACGTTACAGGATCGCATTTCCCCCAGCTTGTCCCTAATACTTACAGTCCCCCATGCGCTCCCTGGACTCCCACTACTCACATCCCCGGCAATCTGCTGGAAGATGGTCAGGAAATGTTTGtcctcctcactctcctccACTGCAGAGGCTGGTGCCGGCTGAGCGAGCACACAAGAGAGAAGGCCGCCGTTTGTTAGCGGTCATGCGGGTGCACGGTAGAGGAAGTGTTGTATCACAACCTTCGCTAATGCTGCTGAAATAGCCCACAGGAGATGACTGTACTTACTTGAACAAAGATTTATGCCATATGACATGGTTTCCTTACTCTGTGCATGTGGAATGTGTGTGAGTCAGAGTTTGAGAGGCCACTATaatgactggggatttaactccagaagagttaaatccccagtcagttaACACCAGCCGCGGAAGCCTACAGGTTTTGATAGGCCACTATAATGTTCAAATTTCAATTTTGTACATGTGAAAAACCCAAGAaggggtttttcaggaatggcTGCCAATAACTATCGATGAAGTTGTGATCACATTGCAGACTTGAACTGTTCTTGAAGATTAGTTGCTTCTGTCTACATGTTTCAACCATGAAAGAGAATTGGCATGGTGCATTGCAAAAGTTTGCTCAAACCTGTGCTCTCCAAAAGCAACCCAAACCAAATGTCAGTCATAGATGAACCAAATACAACTGCCTACCTTATAGTTTCTGAGTGTACTACTATCGTGTCATGTTCCATTTGAGCGTGTCGTAAAGTTGTTAAATGTGGTTCACTGAGCAATTTTGTCCTCTGTGATCTGTGGTTCAGAAAATCAGTTTgctataaaaaaagtttattttccaACATAATTGTCTGGGTGAAGGGAAGAAAGTGCAGAGGTGAAGGGATACACAAACAGCATTTCTGGTGCAGATTATATAAAGGAGAAGGACAACAGGCAGCAGCTGAAATAAAGAAATCTGGTTTGAGAAAAGcttgggaagaggttgagaaaaTGGAAGAGAGTTAAAATGAGGAAATGGTTAAACACATAGGAGATGGTTAACACAAAGAGGTGGTCAAGCACTGCTGTTCCCATTCTGATTCCATAGAAGATGCACAGCAAGCAAAGCCTTTCATAGAgggaaatcattaaaaaaatgacgGTATCAAGGTCCTGTTAAAGTTTTATTAACATTACCGCTTTGGTGTCTTTTACCGTTCTCTGCAGATTTAATGTCACATGCATGGGATTGTAAAATTTCCAGTCCATCCACTCCTGGCATAGAATTAAAAGCTGGCGAAGTCCCCTGCATTAGAGCTCTGGTGAGGTCAGTGGACTGGCTCTTTtcctcaaacagcagcagcacaagcaTCGGAAGCACAGCCCAAGGGCCATAAggctctttctttttctcctctgctAAGCGGGTGCCAAGTGAAAAATGAGACACAATGAGAAAGAGGGATAAGAGAGTGCAATTGATCAGAGAATCACTTACACTGTAAAGACGTTCTTGTCCTTTGCTTTTCCAAGCTGTTCATCCAAGGTTATTAgttaaagagaaaacaaaagtagtAGAGGCTTCCCCCACATAACAAGCATAATTTGTTTCTAATCTGCTCTTGTAAAAGAAATGCTAGCAATAATTCAACAGGAAAAAATCATGCGTTTCTGAGCCACAAAACGTACACCCATTTTTTCTCttcaaacatgaaaaattcTTGCATTACCTTTTCACACAAATAAAATAGAACTCAAAATCAAGTCCATGATGTTGGAAATACTCCTACACCTTtcaatccaggcttaagacccatgCTCAAAATTACTTACATAACACAtttctgtgcttcttttttctATCACCTTTTTATATCTTaatattgttttctcttttcactttgtggttttattctgttcttctgttattgtatttattttaatttgcctGAGTTTTAAACAATATATCTTTCTATTTTATTGTAGAGCACCTCAAGAAGCTGCGTTTAAATGTGCTCTTTGAAATtgatcattatcattattagaaCACTACCAAAGTTGTTCTTACAATGTAATCACTCATAACACTTGCGTATCCTCTGCAGAGCTATTTGTTAAGAATCATTTGCAATAAATGAATCAAGcacacagtcattcataatGATATAGTCTTTCAAGACATTTCTTTAGATTTTATCACTTGACTTCTAAACTGATAGGTAAGATATCCCTTTGCCTCTACAACTTTCAGTACTTTATAGGTTACTTCCAATCTGGGATACAACTATGAGATAGCCGAAATGTATGTGATGCCAGGCCCTGTGTGTTTGGAGGGAGGGTACTTGCCTTGTGTGGTGCTCAACATCATCAAGACTCacattttgaactgaaatatCAGTATCTCACTTTTTTATAAGGCATTTCTCAAAGGGTGTTTTGATAGATTGCTTTGCAaattttaatgcacaaattacaCATGCTCCTTAATTTAAATTCTCATGAAAGGAGATTTTGTTATAAGAGGGAAGCCTGTAGCTCTGTGGATGCAACAGAttttttacatgttctccttggATGAGGAGAGAATGGGCTGGGGTTGGGGAGCATTGTCATGCATGGAGGAGTTTTGTTAGGCTGAGGGAAAGCAGATGGACGCAGCAGCAATGAGTGCTAAGGCAGGGGGATGAACATACACAGAATTCATGGCAGGAAAGGATGAGAAGGGTACTTACCACTGGATGGTCTGCTTCAATCCTATTCTCTATCTCCCTACGTGGAACACAACAAACAGCTGTCACAACGGAGACATGGGCAAATCATATCAGCAACTCAGAGGAACGCTATATAAAAATTGCTAAGGAATTACAAATTTGCATTCTGTAATCATCATTGTCCTTATGTTTGCAAATTGTCTGCCGTCTTATCTCCTGGGTCTAATTTCTTGAGCCCCCAAGAAGAGGTTCTGTTGTTATAAACTGTTTTGTAAACAGTTTTATAAACAGGATTGTACTGCTCTGAAGTACTGTACAATTAATTGCAATAAACGCAATCAatgtaactgaaaaaaactggCTCCTCAAGTTACAAACAAGTGAGTTATAGATTGGCATGAtacaaatgttttccattttatttttcattttctgattgCCTTCActtctttatattttaaaatttcagtctgCTGTGGACCAGTGCCTCCTCTGTTTCTGCATACAGACACCAAttagcagtaaaacacactcagagAGAATAAAATCAGAAGTGGGGGGTCTCTCTTCATTTAGCTCACGTCCACAGTGTTTAAGCCTCACGTCCTGTGTTTATCAGTCCTGGTGATCAATTGCAAGACTGGGGTAGCCTATAAACCCTGGAGATGCCTATGTGAAGAATTAGTCAATGGCTTTGAAGGGGAGGTTGCCGAGACcatgtatttttagtttttttatgtggatttcaatttttttaaaaaaaagtgtgacaatGTGATGTAGTGGCATCACTTCAGGGGTGTATTATCACTGTTTCAAGGAAAGTTTAAAGACCACTGCatccctgcactggacaagcagttattgataaaggATCTATGGAAgttttacagaatatttttattcattgtagttttgtctgaggtttttacacaaATGAACTCATTAAGAGGTGGATGGAAGTCTGTATTATTAATCCTTTACTGACTGCAACCTAATGGTAAAAGCGACTTTGAACTTACAAATGAATCAAGTTGCGGACAGATTTCCTGTCCAGATTGTGCTTATAAAATGAGGGCCCAGAGTACATTAGTCTATTCTATACACAGACAATCAAAATACAAGACAATTCCGTACCGTACAGCTTCACATCATGCTGTGGACAAAAACAAGCATGTTCCTAATGAAAGAAACTTCTTTGTTTAAATCTCCcttgtttttggttttgacTTTTCAGAGTCAAGACATAACTTTGTGTGACTGACATCTTCATCCATCATTGTTGAGATGTTGACATTCTGCTGCAATGTCTCAGCCAAGAATTTTTGTCTGCATTACCAGACATAAAGCGGAGATTCGTTCTCCACAGATGAGCTGGCAGTAGTGTCACATCAGTGCTAAAATGATATTATGTGCTTATGATAATCACATATAATGAGCAAACAGCATAGCAGATACTTTAATGCATGTTATGTTAAAAACTGTCGGTATTAAATAACATGTTTGTGATAAACAGCATCATatcccttaaaaaaaattaaactccAAGAATTTTCGTTGGTCCAACAGAAGAGTCATAGAAGAATGGAACATGGGCCAAGACTGTCCATGCTAAACTTATCAGTACACTGTTGTCAAGTGAGAACTTAAGATGGGGGCAGGGCATATGGTTGATATTATAATGAGATGTTTACCGGATCCTGCCCATATCTGAAGCCAACTGTCCTAAAAAAGATTCCATAACGGCTTCGAATTGGGGTCGATTTCTTCCAGCTCTACAAATTAAAttgtcattaaaattatttgtcaAGGTCTGCCCAGGAAAAACTCACACCATAATGGTAGATATTTGCTTTTCAATGTCCTTTTAAAGTAGCTCCGCtactcacttttttaaaatgctgttttcaaaTAGTTTACATACACGCACATGCATTCGCAACAGGCTTGAAATAATTCTACACTGAGGACAAAACAGGCATTCCCCTCTTCACAAACAACACACAAGTTTCTCTTTTGTCCTCTGCAGCCACAGCGCAGATACGACTCGTGCACCGTTCACCCAGCCCAGCAATACCCACTCACTCGGAGGTGTTACGTTTCTCAGAGAAGACCCTCAGGATGAAGTCGCCCTCCTGGTGGGGCTCGTAGGTGGAGGGCACGATGACGTACTCCCCGGGACCGAGACGGAAGCGTTGCGTCACCTCACGCAGGTTGATATACGACTTGCAGCGCGCCTTGGAGGAATTGAACAGGAAGAAGTCCTTCGGCATGTGCTGCTTGTTGCCGTGCATCTGATGCAGAGGTGggcagagggagggaaaaaaagagatggTTTAAGGAGAAAACACTTTCAAAAAATTGATTCTGGACAAGGCTATAACTACATGCTACACCTCGACCTATGCTTAAGGACAAaactttatttgtttagttCTGGTACATCATTCATCACACCAAAAGCCTGGGTGAATGATGCCCACTGGATTGAAATGACTTTTTTACACAAAGATGTTTACACATTGTGAAGGTATTCAGATCACACCTCTTTTTTGATGGGATACTTCTACCACAAGGGAAACTATCTATCTTACAAAAATAAGATGCATCCCTGGCTAGCCAGAATTGTTCACAGTCACAGATTGAGAGTAAATATGTGAATGATTATGGAGGTCAGATAGAGCAGGTACGACTGAGACGGGACAGTGGTCACATGAGAAGAACCAAGCTGACACTGCTGTGACTTGGACTGTACTGCCAGAACTCCAAGGCCACCCCTGAGAGGACTCCAATCCGTACCTCCTTGGGCACCTGGTTtacaaagacagagagaaagggaaaTTACAGTCACAGAAACATGGACAGCAGATGTGTGGTTCCTCCGCTGGCaaatttttcttaataaaaaaaaacaatgtgttcaactctttaaaagctgaaaaaaaaggttaaaccaaaaaacacaaaaatgtaattctatAAGTGGATTTACTGAGATATTCAAAAGACCAAAAACACAAgcacttaaattaaaaaaaaaaaaaaaaaacttacatttattcatttagctgacacttttcttcaaagtgacttacaatcttaaggttacaattatttacccattcatagagctgggtaattttactggagcaatttagggtaagcaccttgctcaagggtcctacagccagaggtggggatcaaagctgtgacctttagatccaaaggcagtagctctaaccactacgctaccagctgtccctaaaaATCTTGCACTGGGTGCTGTGTGAAGTTTTTGCTTGTAGTGTCTTAGGAGTATtccaataaatgcatttaatctttgttaaatgtttatttcagtttctaTTTAAGTCAGCGCTCTCCTGCTTTATTTAAACATTACTCTAGCGCCATTGACCGTCTCCCAAAATCCAGTGAGAAATCTAGAGGGACAACGGAAACAGTCCAAAGTGGTCACGGGCAGAGGACCGCTGGGTGACGTGGAGCACCTCATAGATGGCAAATCCAATGGTGAAAAGGTTGGCCCCCATCTTGCGCTCACTCCTGCGATTCTTCTGCATCAAGGCCACTACAAAGGTGCAGGCTAAATCATTTTCCTCAGGGTCATCGTCTTCCTCTAACAGGCGCAGGCGGTACTGAGGGTTTGTCCAGAAGGTGTCTGCCACAGACGATTGAATCACACCAACTACGTCTACAGAATTCTTTAACTCTTATACCATGCTGCCCCTTGCCTTGGTGGGGGACGTGGCGATGCTCTCCTACCTGGGTAGTTCCGGCAGCCTCCAGCAGAGCAGCCGCGCACCCAACGGCCCTCGTTCACAGATACAGTCCACTTATGAATCTTGTCATCCTCCAGAGCATCTGGAGTTAGGTTGCAGATCTCAATTTTAGTGTAGTTCTTCTTGAAGTCCTCAAACGACATCCTGGGTAGAGGTGGTAGAGTTGGACAAAATAAATGGacaaaacatttctgacatCAGAGTTACATTTCGGCGGAAACATTACTCACCAGAACTCTCCATCCTCTGCATTCTGATGGTGTAGTTTCTCCTTGTCAGCCTTGGAGATAGATGCCCACTCCTTTGAGCTGCAGATATCAGGGGGTTATTGGGAACACTGGCCTGATATTCATGTGAGTGACatcactgaaatacacacacgaCTAGCATGATTCAGAGTAGGGATACCCACCTCTAGTCATCAAGGACCGCAGTACTCCAGTTTTATACACATGGGCAACCGGGGGAGGTGATTAAAATCCAAATACTTAGTTCAATAAATCACTTCAGAGCTGGGGATGAGCAAAAGACAGCACACCCCGCAGGCCTGGAGGACCGAAGTTAATCCCTGTTTAAGGGGTATGGAACAGACTGAAGTGAGTAAACTACAGCCAGGTAAAACAAGGTCTCTGCTTCACTCACTTGTCACTCCAGGGCCCGTTCCACTCCACCTGCCCCCAGGGGTTCCGGAGCCGGACCAGACGCACCTTGGCCTCCTTCTGATGAGACTGTTTACACTGGCGGTACACACGCACGGAGTAGCACAAGTCAGGACAGCAGTGCAGCAAGTTGAGAGCACATGGACACCTTGCAGGGCGATGTCTGCATTGTCAGAGTCCATTATTCATTACACTATCAAGTTCAACAGTGTAAAAGGAGAAGCTCTGTACCAATACACTTCACCTCTTCTACTGCTGTCACAGAGTACGCGTGACCTTTCACCAAGCCCGTGACAGTGCGTGTCTCGAATCGGGCTGGAACCAGGGCCTGCAAGCATGAGGGACACAAAGTTCAAGTCTTTCATTCttcatatgtattcatttattacgTGTTTATGTTTTGGACAGTTTATTAGGGACTATAAGACCGATGTTAATCTGGGAATTGCTCTGATTGAGAGCTGGTTTCAGTGAAGGCAAATCGTGTCATTTGtgacacagaaaaattaaatgcatacGTAAATTTGAATTATTAACCTTCTGTCGACCCCTTTTTTTCATGgcaacttataatattaaacaagtaacattaaaattaacacagCAGGACATTTCACTGGAGCACTCAGGGTTCAACAGCAGCGGAGATTCAAACTTGGAACCTTCATATTACAAGACAACAA encodes the following:
- the LOC108919584 gene encoding calpain-3-like isoform X2, with amino-acid sequence MPGLLDLFMFQASKLYILKKRCNEMPYTPSGFFCDRLIRERERRDGEGSIGKPLHFQGQDFEALRQECLQKKVVFEDDTFPPAHESLGHKELGHKSNKVKNIVWKRPKEICDNPQFIVGGASRTDICQGDLGDCWLLAAIACLTLNEKLLYRVVPQDQTFTENYAGIFHFQFWRYGDWIDVVIDDRIPTFNNQLVFTKSAERNEFWSALLEKAYAKVHGSYEALKGGNTTEAMEDFTGGVTEFYEMKEAPKELYKIMKKALERGSLMGCSIDALVPARFETRTVTGLVKGHAYSVTAVEECKQSHQKEAKVRLVRLRNPWGQVEWNGPWSDNSKEWASISKADKEKLHHQNAEDGEFWMSFEDFKKNYTKIEICNLTPDALEDDKIHKWTVSVNEGRWVRGCSAGGCRNYPDTFWTNPQYRLRLLEEDDDPEENDLACTFVVALMQKNRRSERKMGANLFTIGFAIYEVPKEMHGNKQHMPKDFFLFNSSKARCKSYINLREVTQRFRLGPGEYVIVPSTYEPHQEGDFILRVFSEKRNTSEEIENRIEADHPVPAPASAVEESEEDKHFLTIFQQIAGDEMEITANELKNVLNKVVVEQKDLKTEGFSLETCRSMIALMDMDGTGRLNLQEFRHLWNKIKRWQGIFKHYDCDYSGSICSYEMRNAVNDAGFHLNNQLYDIITMRYSNENMNIDFDSFISCLVRLEGMFRAFQAFDQDGDGLITLSVLEWLQLTMYA
- the LOC108919584 gene encoding calpain-3-like isoform X3, with the translated sequence MPGLLDLFMFQASKLYILKKRCNEMPYTPSGFFCDRLIRERERRDGEGSIGKPLHFQGQDFEALRQECLQKKVVFEDDTFPPAHESLGHKELGHKSNKVKNIVWKRPKEICDNPQFIVGGASRTDICQGDLGDCWLLAAIACLTLNEKLLYRVVPQDQTFTENYAGIFHFQFWRYGDWIDVVIDDRIPTFNNQLVFTKSAERNEFWSALLEKAYAKVHGSYEALKGGNTTEAMEDFTGGVTEFYEMKEAPKELYKIMKKALERGSLMGCSIDALVPARFETRTVTGLVKGHAYSVTAVEECKQSHQKEAKVRLVRLRNPWGQVEWNGPWSDNSKEWASISKADKEKLHHQNAEDGEFWMSFEDFKKNYTKIEICNLTPDALEDDKIHKWTVSVNEGRWVRGCSAGGCRNYPDTFWTNPQYRLRLLEEDDDPEENDLACTFVVALMQKNRRSERKMGANLFTIGFAIYEVPKEMHGNKQHMPKDFFLFNSSKARCKSYINLREVTQRFRLGPGEYVIVPSTYEPHQEGDFILRVFSEKRNTSEEIENRIEADHPVPAPASAVEESEEDKHFLTIFQQIAGDVSSGSPGSAWGTEMEITANELKNVLNKVVVEQKDLKTEGFSLETCRSMIALMDMDGTGRLNLQEFRHLWNKIKRWQGIFKHYDCDYSGSICSYEMRNAVNDAGFHLNNQLYDIITMRYSNENMNIDFDSFISCLVRLEGMFRAFQAFDQDGDGLITLSVLEWLQLTMYA
- the LOC108919584 gene encoding calpain-3-like isoform X1, producing MDWKFYNPMHVTLNLQRTPAPASAVEESEEDKHFLTIFQQIAGDEMEITANELKNVLNKVVVEQKDLKTEGFSLETCRSMIALMDMDGTGRLNLQEFRHLWNKIKRWQGIFKHYDCDYSGSICSYEMRNAVNDAGFHLNNQLYDIITMRYSNENMNIDFDSFISCLVRLEGMFRAFQAFDQDGDGLITLSVLEWLQLTMYA